A stretch of the Serratia marcescens genome encodes the following:
- a CDS encoding multifunctional CCA addition/repair protein: MQIYLVGGAVRDSLLNIPVVDHDWVVVGATPAELLALGYQQVGKDFPVFLNPDSHEEYALARTERKSGQGYTGFTCYAAPDVTLEEDLLRRDLTINAIARSAEGELIDPYGGVADLQAHVLRHVSDAFGEDPLRVLRVARFNARFAHLGFHIADETLALMRQMAHGGELAALTAERVWKETEKALQSQSPQVYFQVLRDCDALAVLFPEIDALFGVPAPAKWHPEIDTGVHTLMALAIAARLTPEVDVRFATLCHDLGKGLTPKEFWPHHHGHGPAGVRLVEALCQRLRVPNPVRDLSKLVAEYHDLIHTVNKLRPETLLKLFDAIDVWRKPQRLEQMILTSEADARGRTGFEENPYPQGDYLRQAYQVANAVSIKEVVASGLQGTAIRDELKRRRQQALADWKLNQTILNDQA, encoded by the coding sequence GTGCAGATTTATCTGGTCGGCGGCGCCGTTCGCGACAGCCTGCTCAACATCCCGGTAGTCGATCATGATTGGGTGGTGGTGGGCGCCACGCCGGCGGAGCTGCTGGCATTGGGCTACCAACAGGTCGGCAAAGATTTCCCGGTGTTCCTCAACCCCGATTCTCATGAGGAGTACGCGCTGGCGCGCACCGAGCGCAAATCCGGCCAGGGGTACACCGGTTTTACCTGCTATGCCGCGCCGGACGTCACGCTGGAAGAAGATCTGCTGCGGCGCGATCTGACCATCAACGCCATCGCCCGCTCCGCCGAAGGGGAACTGATTGACCCTTACGGCGGCGTGGCCGATCTGCAGGCGCACGTGCTGCGCCACGTTTCCGACGCGTTCGGCGAAGATCCGCTGCGCGTACTGCGCGTGGCCCGCTTCAATGCCCGCTTCGCCCACCTGGGTTTTCACATTGCCGACGAAACGCTCGCCCTGATGCGCCAAATGGCGCACGGCGGTGAACTGGCTGCGCTGACCGCCGAACGCGTCTGGAAGGAAACCGAAAAGGCGCTGCAAAGCCAGAGCCCGCAGGTCTATTTTCAGGTGCTGCGCGACTGTGATGCGCTGGCGGTGCTGTTCCCGGAAATCGACGCGCTGTTCGGCGTTCCGGCCCCCGCCAAGTGGCACCCGGAGATCGACACCGGCGTGCACACGCTGATGGCGCTGGCGATTGCCGCCCGCCTCACGCCGGAGGTGGACGTGCGCTTCGCCACCCTGTGCCATGACCTCGGCAAGGGGTTGACGCCGAAAGAGTTCTGGCCGCATCACCACGGCCACGGCCCGGCGGGCGTGCGGCTGGTCGAAGCGCTGTGCCAGCGACTGCGGGTGCCCAACCCGGTGCGCGATCTGAGCAAGCTGGTGGCCGAGTACCATGATCTGATCCACACCGTGAACAAGCTGCGGCCGGAAACCCTGCTGAAGCTGTTCGACGCCATCGACGTCTGGCGCAAGCCCCAAAGGCTGGAGCAGATGATCCTGACCAGCGAAGCGGACGCGCGTGGCCGCACCGGCTTTGAGGAGAACCCTTATCCGCAGGGAGACTATCTGCGCCAGGCGTATCAGGTGGCGAACGCGGTATCTATTAAAGAAGTGGTCGCCAGCGGGCTGCAGGGCACCGCGATCCGCGATGAGCTCAAACGCCGCCGCCAGCAGGCGCTGGCCGACTGGAAGCTCAATCAAACTATCCTCAACGATCAGGCATAA
- the bacA gene encoding undecaprenyl-diphosphate phosphatase: MADMHSLFIAFVLGVVEGLTEFLPVSSTGHMIIVGEWLGFTGDKAKTFEVIIQLGSILAVVVMFWRRLFGLIGIHFGGKPVEHEGKTSGQLKLGHILLAMIPAVVLGLAFHDFIKSLFAPKNVMYALVVGGLLLLAAEWLKPKKPSAEGLDDITYRQAFMIGCFQCLALWPGFSRSGSTIAGGMLVGVNRYAASEFSFILAVPMMIGASGLDLYKSLHFLTWGDLPMFAVGFVTAFVVALIAIKTFLSLIKRISFVPFAIYRFIVAAVVYMVFL; this comes from the coding sequence ATGGCTGACATGCATTCACTGTTTATTGCGTTTGTTCTTGGGGTTGTTGAGGGGTTAACCGAATTTCTGCCGGTGTCTTCCACCGGGCATATGATTATCGTTGGCGAGTGGCTGGGCTTTACCGGCGACAAAGCCAAAACCTTTGAAGTCATCATCCAACTGGGGTCGATCCTGGCCGTGGTGGTGATGTTCTGGCGCCGGCTGTTCGGCCTGATCGGCATCCATTTCGGCGGCAAGCCGGTGGAGCACGAGGGCAAAACCAGCGGCCAGCTGAAGCTGGGGCACATCCTGTTGGCGATGATCCCGGCGGTGGTGCTGGGTCTGGCCTTCCATGATTTCATCAAGTCGCTGTTCGCGCCGAAAAACGTGATGTACGCGTTGGTGGTCGGCGGCCTGCTGCTGCTGGCAGCGGAATGGCTGAAGCCGAAGAAACCGAGCGCGGAAGGGCTGGATGACATCACCTATCGCCAGGCGTTCATGATCGGCTGCTTCCAGTGCCTGGCGCTGTGGCCGGGCTTCTCCCGTTCGGGTTCCACTATCGCCGGCGGTATGCTGGTGGGCGTGAATCGCTATGCGGCGTCCGAGTTCTCCTTCATTTTGGCGGTGCCGATGATGATTGGCGCCAGCGGCCTGGATCTGTACAAGAGCCTGCACTTCCTGACCTGGGGCGATCTGCCGATGTTCGCCGTCGGTTTCGTTACGGCCTTCGTGGTGGCGCTGATTGCGATCAAGACCTTCCTGTCGCTGATCAAGCGCATCTCGTTCGTGCCGTTCGCCATCTACCGCTTTATCGTGGCGGCCGTGGTTTACATGGTATTCCTGTAA
- the folB gene encoding bifunctional dihydroneopterin aldolase/7,8-dihydroneopterin epimerase codes for MDIVFIEELTVITTIGVYEWEQGIRQKLVFDIEMGWDNRPAAASDDVTDCLSYADVSDAVIQHVESNRFALVERVAEEISEILLQRFNSPWVRIKVSKPGAVAHASRVGVIIERGTRPA; via the coding sequence ATGGATATCGTATTTATTGAAGAGCTTACCGTAATTACCACCATTGGCGTTTATGAGTGGGAACAGGGCATTCGTCAGAAGCTGGTGTTCGATATCGAAATGGGCTGGGATAACCGGCCGGCCGCCGCCAGCGATGACGTAACCGACTGTCTGAGCTATGCCGACGTCAGCGACGCCGTGATCCAGCACGTGGAGTCGAACCGCTTCGCGCTGGTGGAACGCGTGGCGGAGGAAATATCCGAAATTTTGCTTCAGCGCTTCAATTCCCCCTGGGTCCGTATTAAGGTCAGCAAACCGGGCGCTGTAGCACATGCCAGTCGGGTCGGCGTGATCATTGAGCGCGGCACTCGTCCCGCATAA
- the plsY gene encoding glycerol-3-phosphate 1-O-acyltransferase PlsY, with protein sequence MSATALGMIIFAYLCGSISSAILVCRIARLPDPREHGSGNPGATNVLRIGGRLAAAAVLVFDILKGMLPVWLAYKLDVPPLYLGLTAIAACLGHIYPVFFHFRGGKGVATAFGAIAPIGWDLTGLMTGTWLLTVLLSGYSSLGAIVSALIAPFYVWWFKPQFTFPVAMLSCLILMRHHDNIQRLWRGQEGKIWGKFRKKKNDADADNGDQPKDE encoded by the coding sequence ATGAGTGCTACCGCGCTTGGCATGATTATCTTCGCGTATCTGTGCGGCTCGATTTCGAGCGCGATCCTGGTTTGCCGGATCGCCAGGCTGCCGGACCCGCGTGAGCATGGCTCAGGAAACCCCGGGGCGACCAACGTCCTGCGCATCGGCGGCCGGCTGGCGGCGGCGGCGGTGTTGGTGTTCGATATTCTGAAAGGGATGTTGCCGGTCTGGCTGGCCTACAAACTCGATGTGCCGCCGCTGTACCTCGGCCTGACGGCGATCGCCGCCTGCCTGGGGCACATCTATCCGGTATTCTTCCACTTTCGCGGCGGTAAAGGCGTGGCGACGGCGTTTGGCGCCATCGCGCCTATCGGTTGGGATCTGACCGGCCTGATGACCGGCACCTGGCTGCTGACGGTGTTGCTCAGCGGCTACTCTTCGCTCGGCGCTATCGTCAGTGCGCTGATCGCCCCGTTCTACGTCTGGTGGTTCAAACCGCAGTTCACCTTCCCGGTGGCGATGCTCTCCTGCCTGATCCTGATGCGGCATCACGACAATATCCAGCGCCTGTGGCGCGGCCAGGAAGGCAAGATTTGGGGCAAGTTCCGCAAGAAGAAAAACGACGCGGATGCGGATAACGGCGACCAGCCGAAAGACGAATAA
- the tsaD gene encoding tRNA (adenosine(37)-N6)-threonylcarbamoyltransferase complex transferase subunit TsaD encodes MRVLGIETSCDETGIAVYDDQTGLLANQLYSQVKLHADYGGVVPELASRDHVRKTVPLIQAALKEANLTPADIDGVAYTAGPGLVGALLVGATVGRALAFAWNVPAVPVHHMEGHLLAPMLEDNPPAFPFVALLVSGGHTQLISVTGIGEYELLGESIDDAAGEAFDKTAKLLGLDYPGGPMLSKMAQQGTAGRFTFPRPMTDRPGLDFSFSGLKTFAANTIRSNGNDDQTRADIARAFEDAVVDTLAIKCKRALEQTGFKRLVMAGGVSANRTLRAKLAEMMQKRGGEVFYARPEFCTDNGAMIAYAGMVRLKSGANPELSVSVRPRWPLAELPAV; translated from the coding sequence ATGCGAGTACTGGGTATAGAAACGTCCTGCGATGAAACCGGAATTGCAGTGTATGACGATCAAACCGGTTTGTTGGCCAACCAATTATACAGTCAGGTGAAGCTGCACGCCGACTACGGTGGCGTAGTGCCGGAACTGGCCTCTCGCGATCACGTGCGCAAAACCGTGCCGCTGATTCAGGCGGCGCTGAAAGAGGCCAACCTGACCCCGGCCGACATCGACGGCGTGGCCTATACCGCAGGGCCTGGCCTGGTGGGCGCGCTGCTGGTCGGTGCTACCGTGGGGCGCGCGCTGGCGTTCGCCTGGAACGTGCCGGCAGTGCCGGTGCATCATATGGAAGGCCACCTGCTGGCACCGATGCTGGAAGACAATCCGCCGGCGTTCCCGTTCGTCGCGCTGCTGGTCTCCGGCGGCCACACTCAGCTGATCAGCGTCACCGGCATCGGTGAGTATGAACTGCTGGGCGAGTCGATCGACGATGCCGCCGGCGAAGCGTTCGACAAAACCGCCAAGCTGCTCGGCCTGGATTATCCCGGCGGGCCGATGCTGTCGAAGATGGCGCAGCAGGGCACGGCGGGGCGCTTCACCTTCCCGCGGCCGATGACCGATCGTCCGGGGCTGGACTTCAGCTTCTCCGGGCTGAAAACCTTCGCCGCCAACACCATTCGCTCCAACGGCAACGACGATCAGACGCGTGCCGACATCGCCCGCGCTTTCGAGGATGCGGTGGTAGATACGTTGGCGATCAAATGCAAACGTGCGCTGGAGCAAACCGGCTTCAAACGCCTGGTGATGGCCGGCGGCGTGAGCGCCAACCGCACGTTGCGCGCCAAGCTGGCAGAGATGATGCAGAAACGCGGCGGGGAAGTGTTCTATGCTCGCCCGGAATTTTGCACCGACAACGGCGCGATGATCGCCTATGCCGGCATGGTGCGCCTGAAGAGCGGCGCCAACCCGGAGCTGAGCGTTTCGGTGCGGCCGCGCTGGCCGCTGGCGGAACTGCCTGCGGTATAA
- the rpsU gene encoding 30S ribosomal protein S21 — translation MPVIKVRENEPFDVALRRFKRSCEKAGVLAEVRRREFYEKPTTERKRAKASAVKRHAKKLARENARRTRLY, via the coding sequence ATGCCGGTAATTAAAGTACGTGAAAACGAGCCATTTGACGTTGCTCTGCGTCGTTTCAAACGCTCTTGCGAGAAAGCGGGTGTTTTAGCTGAAGTTCGTCGTCGTGAGTTTTATGAAAAACCAACTACCGAACGTAAACGCGCTAAAGCTTCTGCTGTGAAACGTCACGCGAAGAAACTGGCTCGCGAAAACGCACGCCGCACTCGTCTGTATTAA